One segment of Dolichospermum sp. DET69 DNA contains the following:
- a CDS encoding cobyrinate a,c-diamide synthase, whose translation MSIIIAGERSGVGKTTVTLTLLASLRRRDVQVQSFKVGPDYIDPMFHQYVTGLPCRNLDTVLTSESYVQQCFNHYSPRSEYTLVEGVMGLFDGIGQLANTNGKTDFASTAHVARLLDIPIILVIDCSRLSGSVAAIAHGYCSLDSRIKIAGLVLNRVGSERHLSLLKSSLAPLQLPILGVLRRQDNITIPDRHLGLIPTAELAELDQIINSLADLGDVYFDWDKLLPLLKSAPFKSQKSKVKSQNSSVRIAVARDQAFNFYYQDNLDLLAELGAELVFWSPLNDSQLPKDIQGMYFGGGFPEVFAPQLAANISLIQEVKNSILAGTPTIAECGGLMYLCEQIIDFDGNSWPMVGILPTSAQMDKRLTLGYRRAVVLENNFLFDVNKNIFGHEFHRSHLITNSQKPLFNTYRYDCDENTGFEGWCLPNVHASYIHQHWGGSQEIPQRFLQECLETSK comes from the coding sequence ATGTCTATAATTATTGCTGGAGAACGGAGCGGAGTCGGAAAAACAACAGTTACACTTACTCTTTTAGCGTCTTTACGTCGTCGTGATGTCCAGGTGCAATCTTTTAAGGTGGGACCCGATTATATTGATCCTATGTTTCATCAATATGTTACTGGTCTGCCCTGTCGAAATTTGGATACTGTGCTAACTTCAGAAAGTTATGTTCAGCAATGTTTTAACCATTATTCTCCCCGGTCTGAATATACTTTAGTTGAGGGTGTAATGGGTTTGTTTGATGGTATTGGCCAGTTAGCAAATACCAACGGGAAAACAGACTTTGCTAGTACAGCGCACGTGGCCAGATTATTAGATATACCGATAATATTAGTAATTGATTGTAGTCGTTTATCGGGTTCAGTAGCCGCAATTGCTCACGGTTATTGTTCTTTAGATAGTAGAATTAAAATTGCCGGTTTGGTATTGAATCGCGTTGGCAGTGAGCGACATTTATCATTATTAAAATCTTCCCTTGCCCCGCTACAATTACCCATACTCGGTGTCTTACGACGACAGGATAATATTACCATTCCTGACCGTCATCTGGGTTTAATTCCCACAGCAGAATTAGCAGAATTAGATCAAATAATTAATAGTCTAGCAGATTTAGGTGATGTTTATTTTGATTGGGATAAACTCCTACCACTTTTAAAATCAGCACCTTTCAAAAGTCAAAAATCAAAGGTCAAAAGTCAAAATTCTTCTGTTAGAATTGCTGTTGCCAGAGATCAAGCCTTTAATTTTTATTATCAAGATAACTTGGATTTACTAGCAGAATTAGGAGCAGAATTAGTATTCTGGAGTCCATTAAATGATTCCCAATTACCAAAAGATATCCAAGGAATGTATTTTGGTGGTGGTTTTCCTGAAGTCTTTGCACCACAATTAGCTGCAAATATTAGCCTGATTCAAGAAGTCAAAAACTCAATTTTAGCAGGAACACCCACAATTGCTGAATGTGGGGGATTGATGTATTTATGTGAGCAAATTATTGATTTTGATGGTAACTCTTGGCCAATGGTGGGAATATTACCCACTTCTGCACAAATGGATAAAAGATTAACTTTAGGATATCGTCGCGCAGTGGTTTTAGAAAATAATTTTTTATTTGATGTCAATAAAAATATTTTTGGACATGAATTTCATCGTTCTCATTTAATCACTAATTCTCAAAAACCTTTATTTAATACCTATCGCTATGATTGTGATGAAAATACAGGTTTTGAAGGTTGGTGTTTACCTAATGTTCATGCTTCTTATATTCATCAACACTGGGGAGGAAGTCAAGAAATTCCCCAAAGATTTCTGCAAGAATGTTTGGAGACTTCCAAATAA